One Streptomyces fagopyri DNA window includes the following coding sequences:
- a CDS encoding Zn-ribbon domain-containing OB-fold protein, with product MSARFDVPETDAFTRPYWDAAAAGRLLLRHCDACGRPHHYPREFCPHCWSEDVRWRPASGRATLYTWSVVHRNDLPPFGGRVPYVAAVVDLAEGPRMMTEVVECAPAALRIGMELRVTFRDGTPVFRPRPAAAAPAHPHGPPAPRAPRV from the coding sequence GTGAGCGCCCGGTTCGACGTGCCCGAGACCGACGCCTTCACCCGGCCGTACTGGGACGCGGCCGCGGCGGGCCGGCTGCTGCTGCGCCACTGCGACGCCTGCGGGCGGCCGCATCACTACCCCCGCGAGTTCTGTCCGCACTGCTGGAGCGAGGACGTGCGCTGGCGGCCCGCGAGCGGCCGCGCGACGCTCTACACGTGGTCCGTCGTGCACCGCAACGACCTCCCGCCGTTCGGCGGCCGTGTGCCGTACGTCGCGGCCGTCGTCGATCTCGCCGAGGGGCCGCGGATGATGACCGAGGTGGTGGAGTGCGCGCCGGCCGCCCTGCGGATCGGCATGGAACTCCGGGTGACCTTCCGCGACGGCACGCCCGTCTTCCGCCCCCGACCCGCCGCCGCCGCGCCCGCGCACCCCCACGGTCCCCCGGCGCCTCGGGCGCCCCGGGTGTGA
- a CDS encoding thiolase C-terminal domain-containing protein, whose protein sequence is MIPRKRKVAVVGVALSDCGRVDDATPYALHAQAARRALADAGLDRSRIDGFASAGLGTLPPAEVAEYLGLRPDWVDSTAVGGSTWEVMAAHAADAITAGHARAVLLVYGSTARADIRAGRRTGDLSFGARGPLQFEVPYGHTLIAKYAMAARRHMHQYGTTLEQLASVAVQARANAALNPEAMFRAPITVDDVLSGPMIADPFTKLHCCLRSDGGAAVLLVAEEYVRDCRTAPVWVLGTGEHVSHTTMSEWADFTVSPAAVSGRLAFGRAGVRPDEIDVAEIYDAFTYMTLVTLEDLGFCAKGEGGAFVDAAKGRLLVDGELPVNTDGGGLSAQHPGMRGLFLLVEAVRQLRGEADGRQVRRRDGAPPQLAVASGTGGWFCSSGTVVLGR, encoded by the coding sequence ATGATTCCGCGGAAGCGCAAGGTGGCCGTGGTGGGCGTGGCCCTCTCCGACTGCGGCCGGGTGGACGACGCCACGCCTTACGCCCTGCACGCGCAGGCCGCCCGCCGGGCCCTCGCGGACGCGGGCCTGGACAGGTCGCGGATCGACGGCTTCGCCTCGGCGGGCCTGGGCACGCTCCCCCCGGCCGAGGTGGCCGAATACCTCGGACTGCGTCCCGACTGGGTCGACTCGACCGCCGTCGGCGGCTCCACCTGGGAGGTCATGGCGGCGCACGCGGCCGACGCGATCACGGCCGGCCACGCCCGCGCCGTCCTGCTCGTGTACGGATCGACGGCCCGCGCGGACATCAGGGCGGGCCGCCGCACCGGCGACCTCTCCTTCGGCGCCCGGGGCCCGCTCCAGTTCGAGGTCCCCTACGGCCATACGCTCATCGCCAAGTACGCGATGGCCGCGCGCCGCCACATGCACCAGTACGGCACGACGCTCGAACAGCTCGCCTCGGTCGCCGTCCAGGCCCGCGCGAACGCGGCACTGAACCCGGAGGCCATGTTCCGCGCCCCGATCACGGTCGACGACGTCCTGTCCGGCCCGATGATCGCCGACCCCTTCACCAAGCTGCACTGCTGCCTGCGTTCCGACGGCGGCGCGGCGGTGCTGCTGGTGGCCGAGGAGTACGTACGGGACTGCCGTACGGCCCCGGTGTGGGTCCTCGGCACCGGGGAGCACGTCTCCCACACGACGATGTCCGAGTGGGCCGACTTCACGGTGTCCCCGGCGGCGGTCAGCGGACGTCTCGCCTTCGGGCGGGCCGGGGTGCGCCCGGACGAGATCGACGTGGCCGAGATCTACGACGCCTTCACCTACATGACGCTCGTGACGCTGGAGGACCTGGGCTTCTGCGCGAAGGGCGAGGGCGGCGCGTTCGTGGACGCCGCGAAGGGGCGGCTCCTGGTGGACGGGGAGCTGCCCGTGAACACCGACGGGGGCGGCCTCTCGGCCCAGCATCCCGGGATGCGGGGCCTGTTCCTGCTGGTGGAGGCGGTGCGGCAGCTGCGTGGCGAGGCGGACGGGCGCCAGGTCCGGCGACGGGACGGCGCACCGCCCCAGCTGGCCGTGGCGTCCGGCACCGGGGGGTGGTTCTGCTCGTCCGGCACCGTGGTACTCGGGCGATAG
- a CDS encoding acyl-CoA dehydrogenase family protein produces MDARFTPEQDEIRRTLREVLLKRCGPDEVRAAVRTAAGHDTGLWDTLARQLGLPGLALPERYGGTGCSVTELALACEESGRALAPSPLISTAVLAAPLILALGTGDQRAELLPRIAGGELTAALAVPGAGLPTALGLVGDHRGDWAGGGRAGGVQARRADGGWRLYGQAAHVLDGHSARLLVVAAHTGGFARSRTSLFLVREDAEGLVRVRQTSLDETRPQARVELRDVAAEPLGDGGDVLGALAGLGRSAAAVLAAEAVGAADRALERTVEYVRQREQFGRAIGTFQAVKHRLADVYVRVEAARSAAYYAAWAAGDGGGRERVGGLALAQALEALRSASAEGIQLHGGIGFTWEHEAHLYFKRASGDELLFGPVHRLRAHAADDARLFEGGEVVV; encoded by the coding sequence ATGGACGCCCGTTTCACCCCCGAACAGGACGAGATCCGCCGCACCCTCCGGGAAGTCCTGCTCAAGCGGTGCGGCCCGGACGAGGTGCGGGCGGCCGTGCGGACCGCCGCCGGACACGACACCGGACTCTGGGACACGCTCGCCCGGCAGCTCGGTCTGCCGGGGCTCGCCCTTCCCGAACGGTACGGCGGAACCGGCTGCTCGGTCACCGAACTCGCCCTCGCCTGCGAGGAGTCGGGGCGGGCCCTGGCGCCGTCGCCGCTGATCTCCACGGCGGTCCTGGCCGCGCCGCTGATCCTGGCCCTGGGCACCGGGGACCAGCGCGCCGAGCTGCTGCCCCGGATCGCGGGCGGCGAACTGACCGCGGCGCTCGCGGTGCCGGGTGCCGGGCTGCCCACCGCCCTCGGGCTGGTCGGCGACCACCGCGGGGACTGGGCGGGCGGCGGGCGCGCGGGCGGGGTGCAGGCGCGGCGGGCCGACGGTGGCTGGCGGCTCTATGGGCAGGCGGCCCATGTGCTCGACGGACACAGTGCGCGGCTCCTGGTGGTGGCCGCGCACACCGGAGGCTTCGCGAGGTCGCGGACGTCGCTGTTCCTCGTACGGGAGGACGCCGAGGGGCTCGTACGGGTACGGCAGACCTCGCTGGACGAGACGAGGCCGCAGGCCCGGGTGGAGCTGCGGGACGTGGCGGCCGAGCCGCTGGGGGACGGCGGCGACGTGCTCGGCGCGCTCGCCGGCCTCGGCCGCAGTGCCGCCGCCGTACTCGCCGCGGAGGCCGTGGGCGCCGCCGACCGGGCACTGGAACGGACCGTCGAGTACGTCCGGCAGCGGGAGCAGTTCGGGCGGGCCATCGGGACCTTCCAGGCGGTCAAGCACCGCCTCGCGGACGTGTACGTACGGGTGGAGGCGGCGCGCTCGGCCGCCTACTACGCGGCCTGGGCCGCCGGCGACGGCGGCGGTCGCGAACGGGTCGGAGGGCTCGCGCTCGCCCAGGCCCTGGAGGCGCTGCGCTCGGCCTCGGCCGAGGGGATCCAGTTGCACGGGGGCATCGGCTTCACCTGGGAGCACGAGGCCCACCTGTACTTCAAGCGGGCGTCCGGCGACGAACTGCTCTTCGGGCCCGTGCACCGGCTGCGGGCGCACGCGGCCGACGACGCGCGGCTCTTCGAGGGCGGGGAGGTGGTGGTCTGA
- a CDS encoding enoyl-CoA hydratase/isomerase family protein: MIRHATDNAVSWITLDRPQTMNALTWDQRERVIALLASASADPDVRAVVITATGRGFCAGADLRGAPAAGERITGDVARTLRLGAQRLVAAVLDCEKPVIAAVNGTAAGLGAHLALACDLVLAAEPARFIEVFVRRGLVPDGGGAYLLPRLIGPQRAKELMFFGDALTARDAERLGLVNRVVPPEDLEKTAREWAERLATGPTRALALTKQLVNASLDTDRTAAFAAEAAAQEINMTTADAKEGVASFVERRAAEYRGR, from the coding sequence TTGATACGTCACGCCACTGACAACGCCGTCTCGTGGATCACCCTCGACCGCCCCCAGACGATGAACGCCCTCACCTGGGACCAGCGCGAACGCGTGATCGCGCTGCTCGCGTCGGCGTCCGCGGATCCGGACGTCCGGGCCGTGGTGATCACCGCGACGGGCCGCGGTTTCTGCGCGGGCGCGGACCTGAGGGGGGCGCCCGCGGCGGGCGAGCGGATCACCGGCGACGTCGCCCGCACGCTCCGGCTCGGCGCCCAGCGGCTCGTCGCGGCGGTCCTCGACTGCGAGAAGCCGGTGATCGCGGCGGTCAACGGCACCGCGGCCGGTCTCGGCGCCCATCTCGCCCTCGCCTGCGACCTCGTACTCGCCGCCGAACCGGCCCGGTTCATCGAGGTGTTCGTGCGTCGCGGACTGGTCCCCGACGGCGGAGGAGCGTATCTGCTGCCGCGTCTCATCGGGCCGCAGCGCGCGAAGGAGCTGATGTTCTTCGGCGACGCGCTCACGGCCAGAGACGCCGAACGCCTCGGTCTCGTCAACCGCGTCGTCCCGCCCGAGGACCTGGAGAAGACCGCACGCGAGTGGGCCGAACGCCTGGCCACGGGGCCGACGCGCGCCCTGGCCCTCACCAAACAGCTGGTCAACGCCTCCCTCGACACCGACCGCACCGCCGCGTTCGCCGCGGAGGCGGCCGCCCAGGAGATCAACATGACGACGGCGGACGCGAAGGAAGGGGTGGCGAGCTTCGTGGAGCGGCGGGCGGCCGAGTACCGGGGCCGGTGA
- a CDS encoding GNAT family N-acetyltransferase, giving the protein MSGFHVKSSAEPFPELHGHGLLLRPWDADSDVDVAAWLRGVSDPEFQRWNTPLRPVRDIDSARESLRSRTESAADGTGVSFCVMAESGGTALGHIGINEIDHVMRVARVGYWVLPEARGHQVATRALALASRFAFGAIRLHRLELGHALGHEASCRVAERCGFRYEGTLRGAMFQAGRHDAFRDVHLHARVATDPMPVLPDPDPDPDPA; this is encoded by the coding sequence ATGTCCGGTTTCCACGTGAAGTCCTCCGCCGAGCCCTTTCCCGAGCTGCACGGCCACGGTCTGTTGCTGCGGCCCTGGGACGCGGATTCCGACGTCGACGTCGCGGCCTGGCTGCGCGGCGTGTCCGATCCGGAGTTCCAGCGCTGGAACACCCCGCTCCGGCCCGTCCGGGACATCGACAGCGCCCGCGAGTCGCTCCGCTCGCGCACCGAGAGCGCCGCCGACGGCACAGGCGTCTCCTTCTGCGTCATGGCCGAGTCGGGCGGTACGGCACTGGGGCACATCGGCATCAACGAGATCGACCACGTCATGCGCGTCGCCCGCGTCGGGTACTGGGTCCTGCCGGAGGCCCGCGGCCACCAGGTCGCCACCCGGGCCCTCGCCCTGGCCTCCCGCTTCGCCTTCGGAGCGATTCGTCTGCACCGGCTGGAACTGGGACACGCCCTCGGCCACGAGGCCTCCTGCCGGGTCGCCGAGCGCTGCGGGTTCCGTTACGAGGGGACGCTCAGAGGCGCGATGTTCCAAGCCGGACGGCACGACGCGTTCCGGGACGTCCATCTGCACGCGCGGGTCGCGACCGACCCGATGCCGGTGCTGCCGGACCCGGACCCGGACCCGGACCCGGCCTAG
- a CDS encoding GNAT family N-acetyltransferase, which produces MPRESYAWAVTHDVDAFLARAGDFLRSRPALHTVPLTVTHALRTRGPNTFGAQAPVFGLLERDGDVRAAFFRTPPHRLNVTSLSEEDADSLAARLAGLGHDLPGVTADRTTAAAFAEAWQRLRTGTSAPLHRHDRLYRLDTPAVPGPVPPGRPQAAGEGDRALLARWYGEFAEAVGERTSRDAGDWAAARIAYGGITLWETPGGTPVAMAGATPRIAGQVRVGPVYTPAPFRGRGYAGAATVEVGRAALASGVDEVLLFTDLSNPTSNGLYQRIGYRPVADFDVYDFEDAPRPAGASA; this is translated from the coding sequence ATGCCTCGTGAGTCTTATGCCTGGGCGGTCACCCACGACGTGGACGCCTTCCTCGCGCGTGCGGGGGACTTCCTCCGTTCGCGGCCCGCTCTGCACACCGTGCCGCTGACGGTGACCCACGCGCTGCGCACCCGGGGTCCGAACACGTTCGGGGCGCAGGCGCCGGTGTTCGGCCTGCTGGAGCGGGACGGGGACGTGCGCGCGGCCTTCTTCCGCACGCCACCCCACCGGCTGAACGTCACCTCCCTGTCCGAGGAGGACGCCGACTCCCTCGCCGCGCGCCTGGCGGGCCTCGGGCACGACCTGCCGGGCGTCACCGCCGACCGGACCACCGCCGCGGCCTTCGCCGAGGCCTGGCAGCGGCTCCGCACCGGGACGAGTGCCCCGCTGCACCGCCACGACCGGCTGTACCGGCTGGACACCCCGGCCGTGCCCGGGCCCGTCCCGCCCGGCCGGCCGCAGGCCGCCGGGGAGGGCGACCGGGCGCTGCTCGCCCGGTGGTACGGCGAGTTCGCCGAAGCGGTCGGTGAGCGGACCTCGCGTGACGCCGGCGACTGGGCCGCCGCGCGGATCGCCTACGGCGGCATCACCCTCTGGGAGACGCCGGGCGGCACCCCGGTCGCGATGGCCGGCGCGACCCCGCGGATCGCCGGTCAGGTGCGTGTCGGCCCCGTGTACACCCCGGCCCCGTTCCGCGGCCGAGGCTATGCGGGGGCCGCCACCGTCGAGGTCGGCCGGGCCGCGCTGGCCTCCGGAGTCGACGAGGTCCTGCTCTTCACGGACCTCTCCAACCCCACCAGCAACGGCCTCTACCAGCGGATCGGCTACCGGCCCGTGGCCGACTTCGACGTGTACGACTTCGAGGACGCGCCGCGTCCCGCGGGAGCGTCGGCCTGA
- a CDS encoding pyridoxine/pyridoxamine 5'-phosphate oxidase produces MGTDLHELLRSLRVWDVELPDFDPMAAPAAPLALFTEWLAQAAAAGQTEPHTMSLATVDEDGLPDVRIVMLHGADADGWAFASHTTSRKGRQLAVRPYAALDFYWPAQGRQIRLRGPVAVAPPEEGQADLHARSTGALAAALVGRQSEVLGSVEELARASDAAWQRAGREPDAAAPTWTLYRLQPEEVEFFQGDARRRHVRLVYRRTGAEWRTELLWP; encoded by the coding sequence ATGGGAACGGATCTTCACGAACTGCTGAGGTCACTGCGGGTGTGGGACGTCGAGCTGCCGGACTTCGACCCGATGGCCGCGCCCGCCGCGCCCCTGGCCCTGTTCACGGAGTGGCTCGCGCAGGCGGCCGCGGCGGGTCAGACCGAGCCGCACACGATGTCGCTGGCGACGGTGGACGAGGACGGTCTGCCGGACGTACGGATCGTGATGCTGCACGGCGCGGACGCGGACGGATGGGCGTTCGCGAGCCACACCACCAGCCGCAAGGGACGTCAGCTCGCCGTCCGCCCCTACGCGGCGCTCGACTTCTACTGGCCCGCACAGGGCCGTCAGATCCGGCTGCGCGGCCCGGTGGCGGTCGCTCCGCCGGAGGAGGGGCAGGCGGACCTGCACGCCCGCTCGACGGGCGCGCTGGCCGCCGCCCTGGTCGGCAGGCAGAGCGAAGTGCTCGGCTCGGTCGAGGAGTTGGCGCGCGCTTCGGACGCCGCCTGGCAGCGCGCGGGGCGCGAGCCGGACGCGGCGGCGCCGACCTGGACCCTCTACCGCCTCCAGCCGGAGGAGGTGGAGTTCTTCCAGGGCGACGCGCGACGCCGGCACGTGCGACTCGTCTACCGCCGTACGGGGGCGGAGTGGCGCACGGAACTGCTGTGGCCCTGA
- a CDS encoding DoxX family protein, whose protein sequence is MDTIWLDGAQWLAVLRIGLGLWWLESWRHKDKAGWFERGTGIAWAADVAAKHRWSAVRSGFETIVAPRPKAMAYVVVHAELALGLGLVAGLLTPVALAGGLLLNVLYFTLMIHDWAEQGQNAMMALISAVALFGMSWQTWSLDDAIGLFR, encoded by the coding sequence ATGGACACGATCTGGCTCGACGGGGCGCAATGGCTGGCCGTGCTGCGGATCGGGCTCGGTCTGTGGTGGCTGGAGAGCTGGCGGCACAAGGACAAGGCGGGCTGGTTCGAGCGGGGGACCGGGATCGCGTGGGCCGCGGACGTGGCGGCCAAACACCGGTGGAGCGCCGTGCGTTCCGGCTTCGAGACGATTGTGGCGCCGCGTCCGAAGGCGATGGCCTACGTCGTCGTCCACGCGGAACTCGCCCTCGGGCTGGGCCTGGTGGCCGGACTGCTGACCCCGGTCGCCCTGGCCGGGGGGCTGCTGCTCAACGTCCTGTACTTCACGCTCATGATCCACGACTGGGCCGAGCAGGGACAGAACGCGATGATGGCGCTGATCTCGGCCGTCGCCCTGTTCGGGATGTCCTGGCAGACGTGGTCGCTGGACGACGCGATCGGGCTCTTCCGGTGA
- a CDS encoding flavin reductase family protein: MGHAGMAAAAVRYLRSAGAPTVAGPVEMLPRPELRAVGEDERAPVDPGEFRRVLGNFATGVTVVTAPEGPAEAAGAGPAGFACQSFSSLSLDPPLVCFMVGRTSATWPRIARAGVFCVNVLGAHQGDLCRGFAVSGADKFAGVGYDAAPVSGSPRLAGAAAWIDCTIHAVHTGGDHLIVVGRVDALGTGDGGGGEGVAPLLFHRGRFVQAGSSR, from the coding sequence ATGGGACACGCAGGAATGGCGGCGGCCGCCGTGCGCTATCTCCGGTCGGCCGGGGCCCCCACCGTCGCGGGGCCGGTCGAGATGCTGCCGCGGCCCGAACTGCGCGCGGTCGGCGAGGACGAGCGGGCGCCGGTCGATCCGGGCGAGTTCCGGCGGGTACTGGGGAACTTCGCGACCGGTGTGACCGTCGTCACCGCGCCGGAGGGACCCGCGGAGGCGGCGGGGGCGGGGCCCGCCGGTTTCGCCTGCCAGTCGTTCTCCTCCCTCTCCCTGGACCCACCGCTGGTCTGTTTCATGGTCGGCCGCACGTCGGCGACCTGGCCACGGATCGCCCGCGCCGGCGTCTTCTGCGTGAACGTGCTGGGCGCGCATCAGGGCGACCTGTGCCGTGGGTTCGCGGTGAGCGGGGCGGACAAGTTCGCGGGGGTCGGGTACGACGCGGCGCCCGTCTCCGGCTCCCCCCGTCTCGCGGGGGCCGCGGCCTGGATCGACTGCACGATCCACGCGGTGCACACGGGCGGGGACCATCTCATCGTGGTCGGACGGGTGGACGCGCTCGGGACGGGAGACGGTGGCGGTGGCGAGGGCGTCGCGCCGTTGCTGTTCCACCGGGGGCGCTTCGTCCAGGCCGGTTCGTCCAGGTGA
- a CDS encoding flavin-containing monooxygenase: protein MADSTASSTLHPVPSHEDRPVYVIGGGPGGLATAYALRAQGVRAVVLEKSDRVGASWRRHYDRLHLHTTRRLSALPGLAMPRAFGRWVSRDNVVRYLEKYAEHHQLEIVTGVEVSRVERAGDSWLLLATGGRELTGSAVVVATGHNHTPRVPDWPGRDAYSGELLHAGEYRNPAPYAGRDVLVVGVGNTGAEIAVDLVEGGAGRVRLAVRTAPHIVRRSTAGWAAQFTGILVRRLPVRLVDALAGPMARVSVPDLSAQGLPRPATGLYSRVKEGSIPVQDVGLIDAVRKGRVEIVAAVEGFEEGKVVLADGTRIGPDAVIAATGYERALEGMVGHLGVLDARGRPVVHGGRTPKNAPGLYFTGFTNPISGMFRELALDARKTAKAVARAAGRAGTAN, encoded by the coding sequence ATGGCCGACTCGACTGCTTCCTCCACACTCCACCCGGTACCGTCACACGAGGACCGCCCCGTGTACGTGATCGGCGGCGGCCCCGGCGGCCTCGCGACGGCGTACGCGTTGCGCGCCCAGGGCGTACGGGCCGTCGTACTGGAGAAGTCCGACCGGGTCGGGGCCTCCTGGCGGCGTCACTACGACCGGCTGCACCTGCACACGACGCGGCGGCTGTCCGCCCTCCCGGGACTCGCGATGCCCCGTGCGTTCGGGCGCTGGGTCTCGCGCGACAACGTGGTGCGCTATCTGGAGAAGTACGCCGAGCACCACCAGCTGGAGATCGTCACGGGGGTCGAGGTCTCCCGCGTCGAACGCGCCGGCGACTCCTGGCTGCTGCTCGCCACCGGGGGCCGCGAACTGACCGGCAGCGCGGTCGTCGTCGCCACCGGCCACAACCACACGCCCCGCGTGCCGGACTGGCCCGGCCGCGACGCGTACAGCGGCGAACTCCTGCACGCCGGCGAGTACCGCAACCCGGCCCCCTACGCCGGACGGGACGTCCTGGTCGTCGGCGTCGGCAACACGGGCGCCGAGATCGCCGTGGACCTGGTCGAGGGCGGCGCCGGGCGGGTGCGGCTCGCGGTGCGCACCGCCCCGCACATCGTGCGGCGCTCCACGGCCGGCTGGGCGGCCCAGTTCACCGGCATCCTCGTCCGCCGGCTGCCGGTGCGTCTTGTCGACGCCCTCGCCGGGCCGATGGCCAGGGTGAGCGTCCCCGACCTGTCGGCGCAGGGGCTGCCGCGCCCCGCCACCGGCCTCTACTCGCGGGTCAAGGAGGGCTCGATCCCCGTCCAGGACGTCGGCCTGATCGACGCCGTGCGCAAGGGGCGGGTCGAGATCGTGGCCGCGGTGGAGGGCTTCGAGGAGGGCAAGGTCGTCCTCGCCGACGGCACCCGGATCGGCCCCGACGCTGTGATCGCCGCGACCGGGTACGAGCGCGCCCTGGAGGGCATGGTCGGACACCTCGGCGTGCTGGACGCGCGCGGCCGCCCGGTCGTGCACGGCGGACGCACCCCGAAGAACGCGCCCGGTCTGTACTTCACCGGTTTCACCAACCCCATCAGCGGCATGTTCCGCGAACTCGCCCTGGACGCGCGGAAGACGGCGAAGGCCGTGGCACGCGCCGCGGGACGGGCCGGCACCGCGAACTGA
- a CDS encoding acetate--CoA ligase family protein produces MLGSTHGTLTTDSRRARVIACGEQPSPVVHGRPADVDDFDVSGRPLYADVPDLDRFFRPESVAVVGASDTEGRPNTGITRQLISWAERVGARLHPVHPTRRTVFGLPCFPSVADLPEQVDLAALLVGDPLGVIGELGEAKVKFAVAFASGFAETGAEGAAAQTRLAAAVRRSGLRLLGPNTNLNAFERFRDDLDGPAVALITQSGHQGRPVFAMQELGVRLSHWAPTGNEADLETADFISYFSERPEVGAIACYVEGLKDGRSFLLAADRAARRGVPVVAVKVGRTETGARTAASHTGKLTGADTVVDAAMRQYGVIRVDGLDELQDTAALLARARPPLADGVAVCSISGGTGAHFADLATAAGLRLPDLSAAKQAELHQWIPEYLNVANPVDNGGHPVGDRRGRKIIDALLADPEIGVLICPITGPFPPMSDRLAQDLVDAAEGTDKLVCVVWGSPVGTEAAYRETLLGSSRVATFRTFANCITAVRAHLEHHRFVGAYRSPFDEAPRTPSPSFRKAQALMRPGRQLSEHAAKQLLRAYGIRVPREQLVTSAAAAVRAAGLVGYPVVMKASGAQIAHKTELGLVKIGLTSASQVRDAYRELTDIARYEGISLDGVLVCQMVERGVEMVVGVTHDRLFGPTVAVGLGGVLVEVLRDTAVRVPPFGEDQARGMLRELRGRALLDGVRGAPPVDVDALVEVVLRVQRMALELGDDIAELDINPLMVLPRGQGAVALDALVVCR; encoded by the coding sequence ATGCTTGGATCAACCCACGGCACCCTCACCACCGACTCCCGCCGGGCCCGGGTCATCGCCTGCGGCGAGCAGCCCTCACCCGTCGTGCACGGCCGGCCGGCCGATGTCGACGACTTCGACGTCAGCGGGCGCCCGCTGTACGCCGACGTGCCCGATCTGGACCGCTTCTTCCGTCCCGAGTCGGTGGCCGTCGTCGGCGCCTCGGACACCGAGGGACGGCCGAACACCGGCATCACCCGGCAGCTGATCTCCTGGGCCGAGCGGGTCGGGGCCCGGCTGCACCCGGTGCACCCCACCCGCCGGACCGTCTTCGGTCTGCCCTGCTTCCCGTCCGTCGCGGACCTGCCCGAGCAGGTCGATCTGGCCGCGCTGCTGGTCGGCGACCCGCTCGGCGTGATCGGCGAACTGGGCGAGGCCAAGGTGAAGTTCGCGGTCGCCTTCGCCTCCGGGTTCGCCGAGACCGGCGCCGAGGGCGCGGCCGCGCAGACCCGGCTCGCCGCCGCCGTCCGCCGCTCCGGCCTGCGACTGCTGGGCCCCAACACCAACCTCAACGCCTTCGAACGGTTCCGCGACGACCTCGACGGTCCCGCCGTCGCCCTCATCACCCAGTCCGGCCACCAGGGGCGTCCGGTCTTCGCGATGCAGGAACTGGGCGTACGCCTCTCCCACTGGGCGCCCACCGGCAACGAGGCCGACCTGGAGACCGCCGACTTCATCTCCTACTTCTCCGAGCGGCCCGAGGTCGGCGCCATCGCCTGCTACGTCGAGGGGCTCAAGGACGGCCGTTCCTTCCTGCTCGCCGCCGACCGCGCCGCCCGGCGCGGGGTGCCCGTCGTCGCCGTCAAGGTCGGCCGCACCGAGACCGGCGCCCGCACCGCCGCCTCCCACACCGGCAAGCTGACCGGCGCCGACACGGTGGTGGACGCCGCGATGCGGCAGTACGGCGTGATCCGCGTCGACGGGCTCGACGAACTCCAGGACACCGCCGCGCTGCTGGCCCGCGCGCGCCCCCCGCTGGCCGACGGGGTCGCCGTCTGTTCGATCTCCGGCGGCACGGGCGCGCACTTCGCCGACCTGGCGACGGCGGCGGGGCTGCGCCTGCCGGACCTCTCGGCGGCCAAGCAGGCCGAGCTGCACCAGTGGATACCCGAGTACCTGAACGTGGCCAACCCCGTCGACAACGGGGGACACCCGGTCGGCGACCGGCGCGGTCGCAAGATCATCGACGCCCTCCTCGCCGATCCGGAGATCGGGGTGCTGATCTGTCCGATCACCGGCCCCTTCCCGCCGATGAGCGACAGGCTCGCGCAGGACCTGGTGGACGCGGCGGAGGGGACGGACAAGCTGGTGTGCGTGGTGTGGGGGTCGCCGGTCGGCACCGAGGCCGCCTACCGCGAGACGCTGCTCGGGTCGTCGCGGGTCGCCACCTTCCGTACGTTCGCCAACTGCATCACCGCCGTGCGGGCCCATCTGGAGCACCACCGGTTCGTCGGCGCGTACCGCTCGCCCTTCGACGAGGCTCCCCGCACCCCCTCGCCCTCCTTCCGCAAGGCCCAGGCACTGATGCGGCCGGGCCGGCAACTGAGCGAGCACGCGGCGAAACAGCTGCTGCGCGCGTACGGGATCCGGGTGCCGCGCGAGCAGTTGGTGACCAGCGCGGCGGCTGCCGTGCGCGCGGCCGGCCTGGTGGGCTACCCCGTGGTCATGAAGGCCTCCGGCGCGCAGATCGCCCACAAGACCGAACTCGGCCTGGTGAAGATCGGGCTGACCTCCGCGAGCCAGGTCAGGGACGCCTACCGCGAACTGACCGACATCGCGCGCTACGAGGGGATCTCGCTGGACGGGGTGCTGGTGTGCCAGATGGTCGAGCGGGGCGTCGAGATGGTCGTGGGGGTCACGCACGACCGGCTGTTCGGGCCGACCGTGGCCGTCGGGCTCGGTGGCGTCCTCGTCGAGGTGCTGCGGGACACGGCCGTCCGTGTGCCGCCCTTCGGTGAGGACCAGGCCCGGGGGATGCTCCGCGAGCTGCGCGGCCGGGCGCTCCTGGACGGCGTGCGGGGGGCGCCGCCGGTGGATGTGGACGCGCTCGTCGAGGTCGTCCTGCGTGTCCAGCGGATGGCCCTGGAGCTCGGTGACGACATCGCCGAGCTCGACATCAACCCGCTGATGGTGCTGCCCAGAGGGCAGGGCGCGGTGGCGCTGGACGCCCTGGTGGTGTGCCGCTGA